DNA sequence from the Vicia villosa cultivar HV-30 ecotype Madison, WI linkage group LG3, Vvil1.0, whole genome shotgun sequence genome:
TATAATGGCAAAGTAGAACTGCAATTATTATGAATTTATGCCCCAAAGTCCAAATACGCCAAAAGATTACCTTATTAGAagcaagaaaaatatttattaaatgttGGAATTGAGACGTGATTGCCTTCTTGACATGTATAAATTTAAATATCTTTGACTTAATGACATGAAGGATTGGAACCATACCCTCTTTCTCCCCCACGTGTGGGGGAGATCAAGGGGAAACAGCTTTTCCCTTATCttttaacaaattaaaattaaagttttgTTCCCTAAACAATTGGAATGTTTGTTGACTTCTTTCCCTCCTTATTTTCAATAACAATTTAACATTTTTCACCCTGACTGAATGAGTGTTAATTAACATCTTTCCCTAGTTATTAATCATCCAAAGGGAATGGTACAGCGAGATAATTGCAAGATTTAACATACTATCAGTTTAATTGTTGCAATGCTTAATTACCCACCTGGTTGTCAATTCTTCGGGACTCGTGTAACGATGTACCAATCACGTGAAGACCCCCAAGCCTTTTTACCTCAGACCCTTCTTGCAAACAGTGTTCTTCACAATCCTTTAAAACTGACAGATAGGCAAGTGCTACTGTTGGACCAAGTGGATATATCTCAGATTCTTCATTGGCAAGCGTCTCCAGCTCTTTCAGACCATATGAAAGACTCATTTCAACAGACTCAGAGATAAAAGATGTAGCCTTCTGATATGTCCAACTTTTACCCTCACTTTTCGATACATATTTTGCTGAAAATTTTCATGTTGCAAAGAATATAACACCTTCAGGTTAAAAGCACGTATTTTAATTTGCAACTAAGTAAAACAAGCAAATTTGAtctgaaattaaaaattaaaaaaaataaaaaaaaaaacttagctatAATAGCATACCCATTAAGGCTGTTTTAGCCAGCAAGGCTAATGATGATGATCCCACCTTTATCTTCGGAAGAATCTATATCAAAAGATTCATCGAGaaactgtatttttttttaacaaataaaataaaaataaaaaagtttcaaAGTATCTATCAGTTCAAAAAAAATTACCTTTTCTGAAATGGCCTCACCAGCAAGTTTACTGTTTGGATCCTCCCGTGACAAAAAAGGAATTACACTGTCCTCTATAATTTCTCTGGCAAGCATCTATACCcagaaaaaaaatgtaaaaatttgTATCTAAGATCCAACTCATTCTGAAGGGACATGCCTAATAAAAAGACGCTGTATAATTATAGAAGAGgttcaaaattcaaatgattATTTTTCCAGACATTAAATACGTCACTAAAAGAACACACTCGGATCCATATTGGAACACATACTTTTGGATTTCCTCCAAGGATTATATCTGTGCCCCTGCCTGCCATATTTGTAGATATTGTAATGGCATGTTTCCGTCCTGCCTGTGCAACAATTTCAGCTTCTCTTCCAGCATACTGAGTTAAATGAGGGGTAGTAAGGAGAATTGGTGAGGAAGGCAAAACATGGAGGAGAAAATGAAGGCCTATCTAAGGTATATGTAAGAAAGACAGAGTACAGTGCATTAAATTTTCACGAACCATGGGTCGAGCATTCAGAACATTATGGGGAATACTCCATTCCCTAAGCAGACCAGCCAAAAGCTCAGAATTTTCTACACTGCACAAGAGTGAAAATAATTATTCTCCAAAGTCTAAACAACAGACAATTGAATATAAGTAAACCAAGATTATGACAATGATGACAGGAAGGTGGCTTGACGTAAACAAAGGTGGTTAACAGAGGCATATTTTATCCTATACACAATGATTTCAACACTAGAGCATTAATGCCAAGAAACATAAATGACAAAcgctacaacaacaacaacagccatcacaaccaagccttatcccactgAGTAGAGTCGGCTTCATGGATCAACTTCTGCCATGATGTTCtagaaaattaaattttattctttcAATAATAAtgttacaaaaataaaataattgtcatATACCAACTATCCCAAAAGCACACCTATAGGGACGCTAAAGATGCGATGAAGACCTTTTGGACTTGCTTCCTCAGAATTAAAGTCCTTTTGTGTTGAAACATGGACAAAGTTCAACTTTGTACTGAAATTGTATCCTGTTTCTACAACTAAAATCCCTAAAAAGTTTAAGGTGTCTGCAGTAGACTGTAGATTTAGTAATGGCTTATAGTCCTTGGAAATAATAATTTCTCTCAAGACTGTCCCTCATTAATAATTTCAATATTCAGCTTTCTTTCAATTGATTATTGGTAACTTGAAATTCATAGACCACAAGAATATAAATGTTAACCTACTAAATATTGGTTAACAGATGACAAGACACAGACACACGACGACGGCaagaacaacagcaacaacaaccaaGCTTTAAGTAAGGGACTTAGAGCAGGGTTTTTTCTTCATGGTTACTCCTATAAAATATAGAAACTAAAAGGTGAAGATAATGTATAACCTGGCCAACACTAATCGATTGTAGTATTTATTTACTTGCTTATAATAAACAATTctattcaaaaaatatatattaatttaaaagtaCAAACTACAATGCATCCCttttaaaaggcataaaataaaatacataagaAGCAAATCCAAAACACAAGAAAACCCTTCAATCCCTATGAACTCTGACCACAATATCTCCATGAAGAAATGGTGAGCAATATCTATAGGTCATTCAGGCAAGGAAAGAAGTATTCGTAGCCATAACTTGTTATAAAAAAAGAATGCCAGACATAATGAAGTAATATAAGAAAAATTTCATTAAAATAGCCAGAATTTACCTAGTTGTCCCAACCAAGACAGGACGCCCTTGTCTAAACATATCTTCAACTTCTCGGCGAACTTGCTCCCATTTCCCACGGGCAGTCTTGAATAATGTATAAATGGAAAATCATATACATGGAAAAAATAACAATGAACTACCAAGGTCGTAACAACTAATGATACTTGAGAAgaatcaataataaatattagaTGTCCTACAGCAAATGCTTGAATAGGCAAGTCTTTACGAATGTTAGGAAGATTTGTGGGCACTTCAATGACTGGCGTCTGAAACATTTTTAAGAACTCCTTCTCCTACAATGATATAAATGATTATCAAGAACTCATAAATGCACAATTCGTACTAGTAATGACAACTCAAATTTGTCAGATCTATTAAACATTTACTTCTGTTTTTGCAGTTCCAGTCATTCCTGACAATTTTGGATAAAGCTTGAATAATGACTGGTATGTGATTTGTGCCACAACAACAGAATCTGCCTGTGTAGATTCAAAACATTGAaacttaaaatcaaataattaagatCAAATTAGTGTCATAAACagaataacaacatcaaagaaccTTCATATATACCTGAATCTTCAAACATTCCTTTGCCTCCACAGCCTGGTGAATCCCCTCAGACCATCTCcttttctcttcaactcttcCTGTCAACTGAGAAATGTTTATCATATAATCATATTCTTACAAAAGTATCAGCAAaaggtatttgtgtaattattaaatgaaaatgaaaatcatAGAATGCTGCAGGGAATTACTGGGAAACAGTAATTTTAGAGATATAAAAACCACTTAAGCAATTCAACCCAATAGCTTCTTGGATAGTTAGTCCTTGACAATCTACCAAAGCCTCTTTAATTAACTTGTCAATAATCCAATCCTTGCCATCCCCATTTTTCATAGTTAAACTAAATATAGTACAATGTAGTAGAGTGGATTATTCAGATTTCAAGCCTAATGTGCTCTTGCATGAGAGTGATAGTAATAGAAAAGCAACTCAGTGTATCACCTACCAATCCAGGTATAGAGGCCCCACAAGGTGGCTGGTTATTTTATCACTTACTAGTTACTAGTTATTAAGCTTGAACCTTAAGTTCTAAACAATTAGTTCCCATGCTCTGATTATGCCAACGTAAGTTCTGTATCTAGCTATCAAAGAATTAATGACTTATAAGCTCAACCACACCGACAACAATAAGTAAGAAAGATTGCTTTTTTCCTTCATAATATGATGCAATCAAACTCTCGGAGTGATGTCCAGGTTAGTAGCTTACGCATCTAAAATGTTTTAATCACCTCTTTCCTCTAATTGTTAATCTGCATAGATCCAAAAAAAGGCAGATAGGatgagaagaaaaaaaagcaaACAGCTAAATAAACCAGAGTACTTTCATCTCATATCAATTTCATCTACCCCAACTTTGTCATTTCATTTTCCCCTCACCTATACCAGATTAAAAGTGCCCTCTTCACCAATGAAGGCGATACAAAAATGGTGGGAGaaaattatcaataataaataGATACTTTATCCGGTTATATTCTTTGGTTGTACATGCACTTGTAAATGGTTAGTTCTCTCTGGTTTTGGGAGGAACGTGGAAAGCCGATGGTTTATCAAAAGTCTGACTCCTTGTAACGAAAGTCTTCCAGACAGTGTAGTGGTCGGGCAGCGTGTCCCGTTGATGTTGAGCCAACGGCAATGCAGGTGATCGTGGATGAAAAAGCTTCCACTTGGGGGGAGTATACCAAGACGAATggatggactcacacttgaggggagaTTGTTTGTGTGTCAAAAGTGTGAGTTAGAAGTATCGCATTGGATAGAAAAGTGAATGTTGAGAAACATGTAAGAGAGAAGACCCATATACCTAATGCCTTGAGATTTTTGGCGAAGATGTGGAGTCTACTTCATGTATGTGGTTGGTCAAAGTCCAACGTGATGATCCCACAACTCACAGGCTTCCCATCATGACCCAATAGAGTAATCTTTGAAACTTATATAATATGATGCTATCAATTATAAACTATTTCCCTTAAATTCTCTTGTGATATATTTTGGTATAGCAGCCTACAATAGATTCACAATGGACCCAACCCTTCTGTATAcccttttttaattttatatatgtgTGGCATGTTCATGTCAATGGTAAGCTCAGATAAATAAAAACGGTgtaatattaaaaacataaagaAACCTTGATAATATTACCTCATTTATAATTAAAGCCTTTCCATCTCTAACAAAGTATTGCACATCTCGGCGATAGAATTCTTTAGCTTTTAAAGCATTCATCACAAATCTGCAGTAACTCAACTCTTACTACTCATGTTTATCTGACTGAACATATATTCCAATCCCAACATGTTAGCCCAAATTCCCCATATAGTAGCTGGTATTCGGTAAGTATAAGAATAATAATGATTACAATAATTAATGTAAGTCTCCATCAAAGTAAGCACCAAAAAATAATCATGATAACAAATGAGATGTCAAATATAGAAAAATGAGGGAAACATAAGGTGGTGTTGGGGAGTAAAGTGGGGGTTGGAGTGATAAGGAAGTTGTAGGTTCAAATCCACTACTCTAACAAAAATAACAACTAACTACTAACATTggccatttcaaaaaaaaaaagtagagaaAAATGTCGCCTTTAAAAGGGTTGCCCTTTACACATGTCGAATTTTATTATGTTTCATCTTTTCGCTTATTTTACTgaatagaaaaatgaaaaatgtaaTCCTGCATTGTGGTATTACTGTTATTTCATTTGTACAAAAATAacataatgaaaaaaatataaaaaagatagGCCTGTGTTAATTCCCACCTACTTTTTCTCGAGCAGACattgaatttcaaaataaataaacagaaACAAAAGTGAAAGGTAAACttttttgttaataaataaaGCAGAAGAAAATTCACCTAGCCCAGGGATCATTTTCATCCCAAAGGTCATTTGTTTCAAGAGCCATTTCAGCAAGAGTAATTCCTTCCTCGGTCAACTCCACCGAATTATTTTTGAGTTCCACTTTGTAATGCTgttaacaaaataatatatatatatatatatatatatatatatatatatatatatatatatatatatatatatatatatatatatatatatatatatatataaaactattTTCTTAAATTATCGACTAAAAGGAAGTTCGCAGAATGGATGAAGAGAGAGAAAAGGAGCAAATGAATTGATGAAGTGAAAGAAAATGTACTTACACTGCCCTGTATCAGCAAATCGGCCACTTTTGCAGCAACAGGGTATCGTGCAGCATCTTGATTGGCCTGTTATTCATAAGGAGAGGCAAGAAACAGTATGTGATTGAGTTCAGTGAAAAAAGCACAGGCTAGGTAGACTTCAGACTTCAGACTTCAAACTGATGACAGACAGGAccgttaaaataagaaaaaatgaaTAAGATGATGCCAGACTGGACcacaagaaaataaaacaataaaatgaCTCTTGTGCTGACCTCACCACTGATTAACAGCGGATTTCTTCCCTCATCTATCAGTACTGAATCCACCTCATCAACAATAGCAAAATGAAATGGTTTTGGCCTGTACTCATGCAGAAAATCACCAGTAATCCAATTGTATTCCATACCACAAAAAACACGACAACTAAGTTTTAGTAAAGTAATACAAACTACCATCTCATCACAAGTTGTTCCCTATTTCCAGCAAGATTATCTCTCAAGTAATCAAAGCCGAGCTCCTAatttaagaagggaaagaaaaggAACACAAGAaaacatgcactatcaagaaATAAATGCACAAGCACAACTAAGAAGATAACAATAGTAGCTGAAAATTGTAATTACCGAATTATTCGTATATGTTATATCACATCCATAGTTGAATCTTCGCTCTGCAGAATTCATCCCCCTCTGTGCATGCAAACATTAAATAATGAGTTTAACAGAAAGTGCTGCTGTGAGCTATTGCTAATTAATATACATAAAAATCTTAAATCGTATTATGCAGTTATTAATATTGTTACAAAAATTGTTGAAAACCAGACCCAGTCCATTTGAACATTATGTCATCAAAACATGTGCTCGTATATCCCACCATCAAACACGTCATAGATAAAAAGAATTACCATTGGCAGAGAGAATTTACCTGAATAAGACCAACAGAAAGACCTAAGAAACGATGAACACGCCCCATCCATTCAGCATCACGTTGAGCTAAATAATCATTGACAGTTACAACTACAAAGACATTAAGATCAGAGCAAGTCAACTTTGTAAAACCAAGTGCCTGCAGTATCTGAAGAAATTATCCAACAATCTATCAAAGCTTTAAAGTGTTGGCATTAACACAAACCATGGACACCCTCAGCGGTCAGGGCATTAAGATATGCTGCTAGCGTGGAGACTAAGGTTTTCCCTTCTCCCGTTTTCATCTCAGCAATTGACCCATCATGCAGCACAGCTCCACCGATAATCTAACAACATGAAGTTTTCATGAAGAACAACTCAGCTACCTACTTCTAGTCTTCTATAAACTAAATATGCAAAGAATATAATGGATTTGACTCTTCTATAACAAGAAGTGCACTCTAACAATtacaattataataaaaatataagcaAAACTATAACAAAACAAACTATAAGATTGTCAAATTTTGGATAGTCGATTTTCACATTTTTAACTCCATACTTTATTATTTAATACAACAGACAAACGGATGCAAGAGAGTGAGACCTGAACATCAAAATGGCGCATTCCAAGTTTCCTTATAGCAGCCTCACGAACAACTGCGAACGCCTCTGaaacattcattcattcatcaaaATTACATTTAAACGTCATAGTTCGAAGGTTAATCAAATTAAGTAATGAAGAAACATAGTAAAAAAGAGAACCAGCTTGGATATCCGCAAGCGTCTCCCCACGTGCAAGCCGGAGGCGAAACTCCTCGGTTTTAGCAGCCAACTGCTCATCGGAGAGAGCCTGAATCCGAGGCTCGAAAGCATTGACGGAGTCCACCAGACGGAAGTAGTCATTAACTACCCAGTGGTTCAAGCTGGTGAAGTCAGTGAAAGTCTTACGAATGCGACCAAGATTTTCCTGAAAGGAAGAGGATATAATATAAGTCAAACGCAGTCAGTTAAGGTTATGGCATTTCGTCGAACAGTTTATATGCACTGGGAGTGAACGGACCTTAATAGATGTGGCGGCAACGAATACGGGAGCGAAACGACGTCGTGGGAGGCGTGTGAAGGAATGAGAAGGTCGAATGAGGAAGGTGTTGGTGTGAGTTGAAGTGGCTCTCGGAACGGTGAAGAAGTGTGTGAATGGGTGTGAGAGTGTTGCCATTAGAAAATGTGCGGTTGTATTGTGCTTAGAAGTTAGAGCTTGGGTAAAAGATGATGTTGCGTGAGGAAGGAGTAGAGTTGATCCTGGTTCTAGAGTCGTTGGACGGAATTAAAAACAAAGTGGTTTATTGTCTCTCAACAATGAAATTTCTTTTGGCGTCAAATAGTTTTAGTTCTCACTCCATTGTAGTTGCGATAATAAAATCTTGGCATTTTCTATTAAGTTCAAGTTCAATTACCATTACGTCAATTAACAATTAATTTCAACAATGAAATTTCAGACAAATTGTAGTCATCATCTACTTATACAATTAACTGTGATAAGAAATTAATCACAAATATCTGATTATGCGCCCgacaaaattgattttaatagaattgaaattagtataattaattttaataaaattaaatttaagagaattaatttatatttgaatacAATATTAAGGGAGTTAACAAGAAATTTTAGTGTAATAATTGAATTTAGGGTCTTGCTAACGAGTGCCCTCAGGTcactctttaagcatactaaataaagaaaatattctttataaaagtcAGCATTTCAATTTCGAATGTATTGATTACacgcattttaaaaaaaaaacttaccactttaatcacttaaaaagtGCATGAAggacactggttagcatttcTCTTAAATCCATATTCAAaaactacaaattctagcttcaaacAAGACCTCAGAAACTAAAGTGTTTGATTGACTATGACATGTCATGGTCCAAAAGGTTATAACAGTCCACAAGCCTCAAGTACGATCTTAAAAGGTTGGAAGAAGTTGTATTGAGATATATTTAGGAAAAGATATTTTAGGAAAAGAtatgtttagaaaaataattgTTAGGATATATCTACATATTTGTCTAGTTGTTTTCTAATTTTCAGATCTCTAAAGATATGATATTTGATATACTGGTACTATAAACAGGGTTACATGTGATTGATAATACATAAGCCAATTTACCAATTCTTCATAGTAATAAGAGCTTGAGAATGTTTTTCTCAAGAATAATTTGATATGGTTAGCGGTGAAACCCCACCACCACCAACACCTAAGATTGAACCTCACCATATTACCTCAGATTGCAAGACCGACCGGGAGATTTCATCACACCCACTCGCCTAACAGCAGATAATTATGAATCTTGGGCAGCAGACATACAAACGGCATTATAAGCTCGAAGGAAACTCAAATTTCTGGATGGCTCGATCAATAAACTGTCACCCCCTTGCACGAAATCTGATTGGACGGCGATTAATGCGATGCTCATATCGTGGATCACTAATACGATAGACCCAGATTTGAAGACATCCTTGTCCAAATTCAGAGAGGCTAAACCCTTTTGGGATCACCTCAAGCAGCGTTTCGCACAAACTAATGGTCATCGCATTCAACAATTACGTTCTTCAATCGCAAAGTGCGAACAGACCAAATTAATGCCTGTTTCTGTGTACTATAGCAAATTGCATATTTTGTGGCAGGAACTTGATCGACACGAGCCCTTAATCTCGTGTTCTCGTTGTGCTTCGTGTTCGGCGAGGAAATTGCACGAGGAGCGTCGAGCACAAGCACGCCTACATGATTTTTTAATGGGATTGTATCTTGAATTTTATTCTTCCTTACGCACAAACATATGACCATAAGACCCTCTTCCGAGTCTTAATAGAGCATACAAGTTGGTTACACAAGAGGAACGTGTGCATACATCGAAGCAAGAAGTCGAGTCCAAACCATCTGAGGCAATTGGGTTCGTTGTACGAGCAGGGGCGGGGGCTGACCGCGGTCGGGGACGAGGTTCTTCCAGGCCAGTGTGTTCCCTGTGCAAGAAAATAGGTCATGAAGCCCCAAGTTGCTGGGCGAACTCGGTATGTGGTCATTGCAAAAAGAAGGGCCATCCGGAGAGCCGTCGTTTTGAGCTTGTGGGCTATCCGGATGCCTGGCCCGAGAGCCGGGAGACTCCCACAATGGGGCAGGAACGTGGCCAAGTACGTGCTAATGCTACTGCAAGTTCGTCTCCTTCGAACTTGGTTCAATTGTTCACACCCGAGCAATGAAAGGCTATATCGTCTTATTGGTAATGCTCAAATCTCCGACAATAGATTGAATGGTAAGTTTGATGCATCGTCTTGGATTATTGATACCGGATCAACTCACAACGTTACAAAAGAAAGCTCTTAGTTATTTGACACACCGAATTTTGAATGCCCGATTAGTTTGTCGAATGTTAAAAAGTAGTTGCCACTTTGGTGGGATCCGTTCGTTTATCGGACAAGATTACTCTCATCTGAGTCCTTTATGTTACAAATTTTAGTTGCAATTTACTTTTTGTCTCTTAACTTAATGATGATTTACAAACTATTGTCCAATTTAATTCTCATATTTGTGTTATACAGGACCAAACGAAGGAGCTGATTGGAACGGGAATTAAGAGAGACAGATTGTACTACTTTAGCAAACCGAAATTTGTGTCTACTGCTTAAGCTACATCAAATTTGGAGTTGTGACATTGTCGACTCGGGCATCCTTCGGAAAAAGTAGTTAAGATAATTCCTCATGTCAGTAGTAATAAAGATCACTTGGATAAGGGATGTGAAGTGTGTATGTGTGCTAAGCATCCTAGAGATAAATTTAATTGATAATAAAGCTTCTCGAATTTTTGAGAAAATACATTGTGATTTGTGGGGACCATATAGACATGTATCTTCGTGTTGAGCTCgttattttttttacaatagtTGATGATTTTTCGAGAGCGATTTGGATTTATTTGTTAGTCGATAAATTAGAAGTATTTCAAATGTTTATGGCTTTTGTTACTATGGTTGATAGACAGTTCTCTCAAACAATTAAAGTTTTTCCAAGTAATAACGGGTCTGAGTGTAATAAGGGAGATAAATTCGCTAGTCGAAGTCGAAAATGTGTCTTTGTTGGATATCTGTTCGATAAAAAGGGTTGGAGATTGTTTGATTTGGATACAAAAGAATTTTTGTTTCACGAGACGTAAAATTCTTTGAGGAGGAGTTCCCGTTTGGGTGTCCGAAGGATGTAAACACCACAGATAATGAACATGTTGATCAAGAAATTCATGAGGATTTTGCTGAATTAATTTTGGACAGTGAAATTAAGGTTGGTGAATTCTTGGGTCAGCAGCAAACCCAACCCAATGT
Encoded proteins:
- the LOC131661398 gene encoding protein translocase subunit SECA2, chloroplastic isoform X1; the protein is MATLSHPFTHFFTVPRATSTHTNTFLIRPSHSFTRLPRRRFAPVFVAATSIKENLGRIRKTFTDFTSLNHWVVNDYFRLVDSVNAFEPRIQALSDEQLAAKTEEFRLRLARGETLADIQAEAFAVVREAAIRKLGMRHFDVQIIGGAVLHDGSIAEMKTGEGKTLVSTLAAYLNALTAEGVHVVTVNDYLAQRDAEWMGRVHRFLGLSVGLIQRGMNSAERRFNYGCDITYTNNSELGFDYLRDNLAGNREQLVMRWPKPFHFAIVDEVDSVLIDEGRNPLLISGEANQDAARYPVAAKVADLLIQGSHYKVELKNNSVELTEEGITLAEMALETNDLWDENDPWARFVMNALKAKEFYRRDVQYFVRDGKALIINELTGRVEEKRRWSEGIHQAVEAKECLKIQADSVVVAQITYQSLFKLYPKLSGMTGTAKTEEKEFLKMFQTPVIEVPTNLPNIRKDLPIQAFATARGKWEQVRREVEDMFRQGRPVLVGTTSVENSELLAGLLREWSIPHNVLNARPMYAGREAEIVAQAGRKHAITISTNMAGRGTDIILGGNPKMLAREIIEDSVIPFLSREDPNSKLAGEAISEKILPKIKVGSSSLALLAKTALMAKYVSKSEGKSWTYQKATSFISESVEMSLSYGLKELETLANEESEIYPLGPTVALAYLSVLKDCEEHCLQEGSEVKRLGGLHVIGTSLHESRRIDNQLRGRAGRQGDPGSTRFMISLQDEMFQKFNFDTEWAVRLISKITNDEDLPIEGGAIVKQLLALQINAEKFFFGIRKSLVEFDEVLEVQRKHVYDLRQLILTGDDESCSQHILLYMQAVVDEIVFNNIYPLKHPHSWDLSNLLKEFKTIGGKLLHAESFGGINDETLLNSLGLLNEVNSVDVVNVCLPNLPAPPNAFRGIRRKNSSLKRWLSICSDDLIENGKYRTISNLLRKYLGDFLIASYLDVVEESGYDEEHVKEIERAVLLKTLDCFWRDHLVNMNKLSSAVNVRSFGHRNPLEEYKIDGCRFFISMLSATRRLTVEALLRHWTSPLESQELFF
- the LOC131661398 gene encoding protein translocase subunit SECA2, chloroplastic isoform X2, which encodes MATLSHPFTHFFTVPRATSTHTNTFLIRPSHSFTRLPRRRFAPVFVAATSIKENLGRIRKTFTDFTSLNHWVVNDYFRLVDSVNAFEPRIQALSDEQLAAKTEEFRLRLARGETLADIQAEAFAVVREAAIRKLGMRHFDVQIIGGAVLHDGSIAEMKTGEGKTLVSTLAAYLNALTAEGVHVVTVNDYLAQRDAEWMGRVHRFLGLSVGLIQRGMNSAERRFNYGCDITYTNNSELGFDYLRDNLAGNREQLVMRWPKPFHFAIVDEVDSVLIDEGRNPLLISGEANQDAARYPVAAKVADLLIQGSHYKVELKNNSVELTEEGITLAEMALETNDLWDENDPWARFVMNALKAKEFYRRDVQYFVRDGKALIINELTGRVEEKRRWSEGIHQAVEAKECLKIQADSVVVAQITYQSLFKLYPKLSGMTGTAKTEEKEFLKMFQTPVIEVPTNLPNIRKDLPIQAFATARGKWEQVRREVEDMFRQGRPVLVGTTSVENSELLAGLLREWSIPHNVLNARPMYAGREAEIVAQAGRKHAITISTNMAGRGTDIILGGNPKMLAREIIEDSVIPFLSREDPNSKLAGEAISEKILPKIKVGSSSLALLAKTALMAKYVSKSEGKSWTYQKATSFISESVEMSLSYGLKELETLANEESEIYPLGPTVALAYLSVLKDCEEHCLQEGSEVKRLGGLHVIGTSLHESRRIDNQLRGRAGRQGDPGSTRFMISLQDEMFQKFNFDTEWAVRLISKITNDEDLPIEGGAIVKQLLALQINAEKFFFGIRKSLVEFDEVLEVQRKHVYDLRQLILTGDDESCSQHILLYMQAVVDEIVFNNIYPLKHPHSWDLSNLLKEFKTIGGKLLHESFGGINDETLLNSLGLLNEVNSVDVVNVCLPNLPAPPNAFRGIRRKNSSLKRWLSICSDDLIENGKYRTISNLLRKYLGDFLIASYLDVVEESGYDEEHVKEIERAVLLKTLDCFWRDHLVNMNKLSSAVNVRSFGHRNPLEEYKIDGCRFFISMLSATRRLTVEALLRHWTSPLESQELFF